The window CGGGCGGGTAGGGCGTTTGCGCACCGTGACAGCCATGCCGATGGGGCGTACGGCACCTCCTGCGCCCATCGGGACCGTCGTTCGCGTGAGCCTGCGCGCCCCGGCCGGTGCGCGGCCGCTCGTGTGCCGCAGCCGGTGGAGCGCGTGACGCGCTGCCGCATCAGCTGTCGCCTCCCGCGGGGGGACGCCCGTCCCGACGAGTCGATGGACGGTCGCCCGCCCATAGATGTCTTAAATGTCGGAATTCTGGCAATGAATAGGAATTGCTCGCTTTGCCAGTGAATGCATGATCCGCACAGGTCGAGGTCCTGCCTGCCGGGCAAATCGCCCATTTCGGGCCGAGTGGTGAGAGTCACTTTCCCGGCCCGCGGACGCAACGGCGTACCGCTCGGTTCCCTTCCCCGCAAAGAAAGTTGGCTTCGCGGGCGGGTGTGGATTGCGGATAATTCCCCGACTCGATCTTGTAAATGAATTGTGATCGAAAAGTGGGGGCTTGTTCAGGTCGGAGTTTCTCGCTTACGGTCACCGTCAATCCGGATGGAACGCCGAATCCTGCCGCCGTCCGGGAATCCGACCACCCACGTACGGCAGGAGCGGGGGACCCAGGTAAGCAGCCGATCCGGTATCCGGAACGGCTAGGGGTGAAGCCGTATTCCCATACGGCCAGGCAACTCCAGCCTGAACCCGACAGCTCACCTCGTAGGCGACGGAGAGGAATGCATCATGCCCGCAACGGGTAACCACCGTCGTCGTAAGTCCAGTTCGCTGAGTCGCGGTTTCATCGCCGTGACCGCGGGCGGAGCCGCTCTCGCACTTCCTGTGATCGGTGCGACCACTGCTTCGGCAGCGCCGGCACAGTCCGTCGCCACCGTCACAAAGACTGTGGCGCCCGCTGTGGCCCCGGCCAAGGGAATTTCCGCTGTGAAGGCCACGCCCTCCGTCTATTCCGTGATAGCCGGTGACACTCTTTACAAGATCGCCACTGGACATTCCGTGAGTGGTGGCTGGCAGCAGCTGTACCAGGACAATCGCGAGGTCATCGGAGCCAACCCCGCCCTGATCAGCCCGGGCATGAAGCTGACCCTCGGTGCCAAGGCTGAGACCCCGGCTGTCGAGTCCAAGCCCGCCGCGAGCAGTGCCACTCCCGCCGCCGCGAAGCCCACGACGTACACGAACGACCTCGACGGCTGGATCAAGGAGTCGCTGGCTGTCATGGCGCAGCACGGCATCCCCGGCAGCTACGACGGCATCCACCGCAACATCATGCGCGAGTCCTCGGGCAACCCCAAGGCCATCAACAACTGGGACTCGAACGCCGCCAAGGGCACGCCGTCCAAGGGGCTCCTGCAGGTCATCGACCCCACGTTCAAGGCCTACCACGTGTCCGGCACGTCGATGGACCCCTACGACCCGGTCGCCAACATCACGGCTGCGTGCAACTACGCCGCCGCCAAGTACGGTTCGATCGACAACGTGTTCGGGGCGTACTGACGCCCGGTTGCGTTGATACCGGTTCAGGAGTGACGGGTGGCGAGGGTCCGAGGGGGCCTCGCCACCCGTTCCTGTCTCTGCTCGATGGATTCACATGTCGACCGCCGCGATCAGCAGGGGCGCGGGGCGACGATCAGAAGTCGATCCGCATGACGGCCCGCCTGGGTGTGGGCCTGCTCACCTCGACGAACCCTGCGTCGGCGAAGACGTCACGGCTGCCGACGTGGAGTTCGCCCCAGGTGATTTCCACCCCTGGCCGCGTGATCATCGGGTAGCCCTCGACCGCGCGGGCCCCGCGGTCGCGCGCGAAGCCGATCGTGGCGCGCGCGAGTGCGTACGTGATGCCGCGCAGACGGAAGCCCTTGCGGGTGACGAAACAGGTCACGGCCCAGACGCTGTCGTCGGTCCTGTCCTCCTGCCGTCCGGTCCAGGGGACGCGGGCGCGGAGCAGGCGGGGGTAGGACGTCCGGGGCTCGATCGCGCACCATCCGACCGGCTCGTCGTCCAGATAGGCGACGAGACCGCTTGTCGAAGGCGCACCGGCATTTCCGCAACCGGTCTGCTCACGCAGGCGCTCGGCCCGTTCGGCCAGGGGGACCGAACCCCACTGGGAGCCCGTGATCTTGAAGCGCTGGCACTGGCACATGGACGGATAGTCCGTGGTGCCGAAGATCGTCTGCAGGTCGTCCCACGATGCTTCTTCGGCGGGGACGA is drawn from Streptomyces sp. NBC_01717 and contains these coding sequences:
- a CDS encoding GNAT family N-acetyltransferase, which produces MAQPIPDDQLAIVPAEEASWDDLQTIFGTTDYPSMCQCQRFKITGSQWGSVPLAERAERLREQTGCGNAGAPSTSGLVAYLDDEPVGWCAIEPRTSYPRLLRARVPWTGRQEDRTDDSVWAVTCFVTRKGFRLRGITYALARATIGFARDRGARAVEGYPMITRPGVEITWGELHVGSRDVFADAGFVEVSRPTPRRAVMRIDF
- a CDS encoding transglycosylase SLT domain-containing protein; the encoded protein is MPATGNHRRRKSSSLSRGFIAVTAGGAALALPVIGATTASAAPAQSVATVTKTVAPAVAPAKGISAVKATPSVYSVIAGDTLYKIATGHSVSGGWQQLYQDNREVIGANPALISPGMKLTLGAKAETPAVESKPAASSATPAAAKPTTYTNDLDGWIKESLAVMAQHGIPGSYDGIHRNIMRESSGNPKAINNWDSNAAKGTPSKGLLQVIDPTFKAYHVSGTSMDPYDPVANITAACNYAAAKYGSIDNVFGAY